In Sporosarcina sp. PTS2304, a genomic segment contains:
- a CDS encoding IS4 family transposase, which yields MDKITRKTVFMEWATPISNELFAEQVQIHCLDHNTKKLHMTSFMDLLLYAQLHETESLRAVSDSVFSEELQEARNLDSISFSQLSRRLRQVPTEFFQAIFHDLVSQIHCATDFQTRRNRTTPLKIIDSSTLPLNLNHHRWAEFRKTKSGIKLHLRLVFMKNGCSYPDQAVLTNAKEHDRGQLEILVDDKECLYVFDRGYLDYERFDLMTDEGYFFVSRLRKNAVVRSLEYFELPEDTLVLSDEMVVMGTTQNRFDLSADEITDLYKSRWAIELFFKWMKQHLNIKKFYAQNQQGVHNQVYLAMIVYCLNVLAQLQTKSERIYLQFSGYLKVSLWKSAHIWLRKIEGKSVP from the coding sequence ATGGATAAGATTACACGAAAAACAGTATTTATGGAATGGGCTACACCGATTTCCAATGAACTATTTGCGGAACAGGTTCAGATTCATTGTCTTGATCACAATACTAAGAAGCTGCATATGACTTCGTTTATGGACTTACTTTTGTACGCACAGCTTCATGAGACGGAAAGTTTACGCGCCGTCAGTGACAGTGTCTTTTCCGAAGAACTACAGGAAGCCAGGAACTTGGATTCCATCAGCTTCTCACAACTTAGCAGGCGTTTACGACAGGTGCCGACGGAATTCTTTCAGGCCATTTTTCATGATTTGGTCTCACAGATCCACTGCGCTACTGATTTCCAGACACGTCGCAACCGGACAACTCCACTGAAAATTATCGATTCCAGCACGCTGCCTTTGAACTTGAATCATCACCGATGGGCAGAATTTCGAAAAACGAAGTCCGGTATCAAGCTCCATCTACGCCTTGTGTTTATGAAAAATGGTTGTTCCTACCCTGATCAGGCGGTCTTGACGAACGCCAAAGAACACGACCGCGGTCAACTGGAGATTCTGGTCGATGATAAGGAATGTCTGTATGTGTTCGACCGCGGCTATTTGGATTACGAACGGTTTGACCTCATGACAGATGAGGGGTATTTCTTCGTCTCTCGTCTGCGGAAAAATGCAGTTGTCCGTTCGCTCGAATACTTCGAGTTGCCAGAAGATACCCTGGTATTATCGGATGAAATGGTTGTGATGGGCACAACGCAAAATCGGTTTGACTTATCTGCCGACGAAATCACAGATCTGTATAAATCGCGCTGGGCTATTGAACTGTTCTTCAAATGGATGAAACAGCATTTGAACATCAAGAAGTTCTACGCGCAAAACCAGCAGGGCGTACACAACCAAGTGTATCTTGCGATGATCGTCTACTGCTTGAATGTGCTAGCGCAGTTACAAACAAAAAGTGAGCGAATTTACTTGCAGTTCAGCGGCTATTTAAAGGTGTCTTTGTGGAAGTCCGCGCATATCTGGCTGCGAAAAATCGAAGGCAAAAGCGTGCCGTAA
- a CDS encoding Wadjet anti-phage system protein JetD domain-containing protein — MENHIRTFLLNLKKKTVTLHELEQFCSSLNYATFSELILSLESDNVLTPIKSHGTNNKQPALGLGYRIHLQSLQQQFHKELVAARIQLHPFIRIETYFNLPFERWHGDYPYLKAIHAYLNRQSLPTTYAAAPERSFELVSNEKWITELGGKEVLERIELWGKLLIIPVADPLMFAINPNKVQATTQMHLIIENKTTYQALLPVLQDTDFSTLIYGVGNKIVKSIENFHHQYPVLNSEHSFYYFGDIDYAGLTIWYNLSKKVKIQPALPFYEEALSKPSPSGKQNQTRNNEAVGAFSSYFPKELQQQIEQSLADGMYYPQEILQTNELQTIWREANWMPTN, encoded by the coding sequence ATGGAGAATCATATCCGTACATTTTTACTAAATTTAAAAAAGAAAACGGTCACATTACACGAACTAGAACAATTTTGTTCCTCTCTTAACTATGCGACATTTTCGGAACTTATTTTATCTCTTGAATCAGACAATGTCCTTACACCAATCAAATCACACGGAACGAATAATAAACAGCCTGCTTTGGGACTCGGATATCGTATCCATCTTCAATCGCTTCAACAGCAATTTCACAAAGAACTTGTGGCGGCAAGGATCCAACTCCATCCATTCATACGAATCGAAACATATTTTAACTTACCATTTGAACGCTGGCATGGAGATTATCCTTATCTGAAAGCTATTCATGCCTACCTAAACCGACAATCATTACCTACTACATATGCGGCAGCACCAGAACGTTCTTTTGAATTGGTATCAAACGAAAAGTGGATAACGGAGTTGGGAGGCAAGGAAGTTTTGGAGCGTATTGAACTTTGGGGTAAATTGTTAATCATTCCGGTTGCAGATCCACTCATGTTCGCAATCAATCCAAATAAAGTACAGGCGACTACGCAAATGCACTTAATTATTGAAAATAAAACCACCTATCAAGCACTCTTACCCGTCTTACAAGACACAGACTTCTCGACACTTATTTATGGTGTAGGGAATAAAATTGTAAAAAGTATAGAGAACTTTCACCACCAATATCCTGTACTAAACAGCGAACATAGCTTTTATTATTTTGGCGATATTGACTATGCGGGACTCACGATTTGGTATAATTTATCAAAGAAAGTTAAAATTCAGCCCGCATTACCATTCTATGAAGAAGCACTTTCTAAACCTTCGCCAAGTGGAAAGCAAAATCAAACACGAAACAATGAAGCTGTCGGTGCATTTTCTTCCTATTTTCCGAAAGAGTTACAACAGCAAATAGAGCAATCGTTAGCTGATGGTATGTATTATCCGCAAGAAATTTTACAAACGAATGAATTACAAACGATTTGGAGGGAAGCGAATTGGATGCCTACGAACTAA
- a CDS encoding replicative DNA helicase: MDAYELTSGYKERFTRIALFEPFQDLKRKTMRDDKDKKVDIAGMGLLCLLYFFEQKLIRNTKVGVRELTAFLEMKTGAVYALSPARWESLSRDVLQVFRPPTGKRYSVTYMDWESGQEEIISFSFFKANTFDVKTNTQYYTLDDDGLELVFATKEFYSEFQLSINQLLLRKQLEKGEFKGALRQINEMRIDVESLEERILHLTHELKRNITSEETFQRYSRLIEDILLRLSMEHEEFEALQEFVNETKERLYYKDHTKKEQEAYALILQISTHLEEVHHQHADLLHACTELKTSALQAAQEALYFVGIDSFNFDQDITSSVISTPLALESIKGLVAPFLSLEQAKLWSPLTLFADQQIRDIREDVKGSDFLEVESKEEEEYVMLIRNQYTILFSLLLECMEEEKSITLDEFILYIQRSSYIEMLDSRMFYDFFLLLHHRSPLLPNDEEQSEETHVLDGVRRLLEDRTLEVVECKNVLAPHKRYSIQNMEIKIEEVDDDVI, translated from the coding sequence TTGGATGCCTACGAACTAACATCAGGATATAAAGAACGTTTCACACGAATCGCCCTTTTCGAGCCCTTTCAAGATTTAAAACGTAAAACTATGCGGGATGACAAGGATAAAAAAGTTGATATCGCGGGAATGGGACTTCTTTGCTTGCTCTATTTTTTTGAACAGAAATTAATCCGAAATACAAAAGTGGGAGTGAGGGAGCTAACTGCGTTTTTGGAAATGAAAACTGGTGCTGTGTACGCACTTTCTCCTGCCAGATGGGAAAGTTTAAGTCGGGATGTGCTTCAAGTTTTTCGTCCTCCGACGGGCAAGCGCTATAGCGTTACCTATATGGATTGGGAAAGTGGGCAAGAGGAAATCATTAGTTTTTCATTTTTCAAGGCAAATACATTTGATGTGAAAACGAATACTCAGTATTACACACTGGACGATGACGGACTTGAACTGGTCTTCGCAACAAAAGAGTTTTATAGTGAGTTTCAACTTTCAATCAATCAATTATTATTGCGAAAACAACTTGAAAAAGGTGAATTCAAAGGGGCCTTACGCCAAATAAATGAAATGAGAATCGACGTTGAATCGCTTGAAGAACGCATCCTACATTTAACGCATGAGTTGAAGAGAAATATTACATCCGAAGAAACATTTCAGCGATATTCTCGATTAATCGAAGATATTTTACTGCGTCTATCTATGGAACATGAAGAATTCGAAGCATTGCAAGAATTTGTCAATGAAACAAAAGAGAGGCTGTATTATAAGGATCATACGAAAAAAGAACAAGAAGCTTATGCGCTGATCCTGCAAATCTCAACACATTTAGAAGAAGTCCATCACCAACATGCAGACTTATTGCATGCTTGTACAGAGTTGAAAACGAGCGCACTCCAAGCGGCTCAAGAAGCGCTCTACTTTGTGGGGATTGATTCCTTCAACTTTGACCAGGACATTACTTCAAGTGTGATTAGCACACCCCTCGCTTTGGAATCGATCAAAGGATTGGTAGCTCCGTTTTTATCTTTAGAACAAGCGAAGTTATGGTCTCCACTTACATTGTTTGCAGATCAGCAGATACGTGATATTCGTGAAGATGTTAAAGGCTCAGACTTTTTAGAAGTAGAATCCAAAGAAGAAGAGGAATATGTCATGCTCATTCGCAACCAATATACCATACTATTTTCTCTGCTCCTTGAATGTATGGAAGAAGAAAAATCCATTACTTTGGATGAATTCATCTTATATATTCAACGCTCCTCATACATAGAAATGCTCGATTCTCGTATGTTTTATGATTTCTTTTTACTTCTTCATCATCGTTCTCCATTACTGCCGAATGATGAAGAGCAAAGCGAAGAAACACATGTGCTCGATGGCGTTCGGAGGTTATTGGAAGATCGAACGTTGGAGGTCGTTGAATGTAAAAATGTTCTTGCACCACATAAAAGATATTCAATTCAGAACATGGAAATAAAGATAGAGGAGGTAGATGATGATGTTATATGA
- a CDS encoding DUF6063 family protein, whose product MMMLYEAATVRQTFEMFQILSTTGKAGKTHYHLYLADDKIRGLINEFVKSVGCDLITVGQELLLIPTVGDSPFHVSNEYLRKTYLKSGATNADLYLLYFTTLVLFGEFYNSYLSQEPTRDFIQISDWVIAVQQRIETLKEHDVEDLKSCSLEFSYNWQTIIDKWDSMDDLKEQAKKQTGNTISRLSFLDTVRRFLVDQGLVQDIGNNEIKLTEKAKTVIQRYFMDLDYNRGILEFLYRKEAEKKEDSSDADNLED is encoded by the coding sequence ATGATGATGTTATATGAAGCAGCAACCGTGCGTCAAACTTTTGAGATGTTTCAAATTCTATCGACTACTGGTAAAGCGGGGAAAACCCATTATCATCTGTATCTTGCTGACGATAAGATCCGTGGACTAATCAATGAATTTGTTAAGAGTGTCGGTTGTGATCTTATTACGGTCGGTCAGGAATTATTGCTCATTCCGACAGTCGGCGATTCTCCATTCCATGTAAGCAATGAGTACTTACGAAAAACCTATTTAAAGTCAGGCGCCACCAATGCGGATTTATATCTCCTTTACTTCACAACACTTGTACTTTTTGGCGAGTTCTACAATAGTTATCTATCGCAAGAACCGACCCGTGATTTCATTCAAATAAGTGATTGGGTTATTGCAGTTCAACAGCGAATAGAAACGTTGAAAGAGCATGACGTAGAAGATTTGAAATCATGTTCTCTAGAATTCTCTTATAACTGGCAGACGATTATCGACAAATGGGACAGCATGGACGATTTAAAAGAGCAGGCTAAAAAGCAAACAGGCAATACTATTAGCCGGTTAAGTTTTCTAGATACGGTTCGACGTTTCTTGGTCGACCAAGGACTAGTTCAAGATATCGGAAATAACGAAATAAAGTTAACTGAAAAAGCAAAGACCGTCATTCAACGTTATTTTATGGATTTAGATTATAACCGTGGCATATTGGAATTTCTTTATCGCAAGGAAGCTGAAAAAAAGGAGGATTCAAGCGATGCCGACAATCTCGAAGATTAG